From Nitratidesulfovibrio vulgaris str. Hildenborough, a single genomic window includes:
- the proB gene encoding glutamate 5-kinase: MEWTEERAAALREARCVVVKVGSAVLTTETGVNLAVIDSLAAQLSALQESGKRVVLVSSGAVAAGRSALRDCCEIAGMPHKQAASAVGQSRLMHHYDEAFARYGHLSAQVLLTRDDLRNRERFLNARNTFQALLDWGVIPVVNENDTVAVQELKFGDNDCLASLLLNVVEGDLYVNLTSASGVYADNPQTNPEAGILPCIEDVHTLDLDVMCGGKTSVGTGGMYSKLLAASRAAQLGVPTLILPGREPRILERAFSGEPVGTWVRPEARVVSRRKYWLAYQSEPSGTVTVDEGAARALLQQGGSLLPGGVCDVSGAFEPGALVRIAGPDGTVIAVGLSNYGDRDLVRIKGHRRHEVAAILGDAHFPEVVHRDNMLLDAVV, translated from the coding sequence ATGGAGTGGACGGAGGAACGCGCCGCAGCCCTGCGCGAGGCGCGTTGCGTAGTGGTCAAGGTGGGCAGTGCCGTGCTGACCACCGAAACGGGCGTCAATCTTGCCGTCATCGACAGTCTCGCCGCCCAGCTTTCGGCCTTGCAGGAATCTGGCAAGCGGGTGGTGCTCGTCTCTTCGGGTGCTGTGGCTGCCGGGCGCAGTGCCTTGCGCGACTGCTGCGAGATTGCCGGAATGCCGCATAAGCAGGCGGCTTCGGCCGTAGGGCAAAGCCGTCTCATGCATCACTATGACGAGGCGTTCGCCCGTTACGGGCATCTCTCGGCGCAAGTGCTTCTCACCCGGGACGACCTGCGGAACCGTGAGCGTTTTCTCAACGCACGCAACACGTTCCAGGCGCTTCTCGACTGGGGGGTCATCCCGGTCGTCAACGAGAACGACACCGTGGCGGTGCAGGAACTCAAGTTTGGCGACAACGACTGCCTTGCCAGCCTGCTGCTCAACGTCGTCGAGGGCGACCTGTACGTCAACCTCACCTCCGCGTCGGGTGTCTATGCCGACAACCCGCAGACCAATCCCGAAGCCGGTATCCTGCCGTGCATCGAGGACGTGCACACGCTCGACCTCGATGTGATGTGCGGAGGCAAGACGTCTGTCGGTACCGGCGGCATGTACTCCAAGCTGCTGGCTGCAAGCCGCGCCGCACAACTGGGGGTGCCGACGCTCATTCTTCCGGGGCGTGAACCGCGCATCCTCGAACGTGCCTTCTCGGGTGAACCCGTGGGGACATGGGTGCGCCCCGAGGCACGAGTCGTGTCGCGCCGCAAGTACTGGCTGGCGTACCAGTCCGAACCTTCGGGGACGGTGACGGTGGACGAGGGTGCGGCCCGTGCGCTGTTGCAGCAAGGTGGAAGCCTGCTTCCGGGCGGCGTCTGCGATGTCTCCGGCGCATTCGAACCCGGGGCGCTTGTGCGTATCGCCGGGCCGGACGGAACCGTCATTGCCGTGGGTTTGTCGAATTACGGCGACCGTGACCTTGTGCGGATAAAGGGGCATCGACGTCACGAGGTGGCTGCCATTCTCGGTGATGCCCATTTCCCGGAAGTGGTGCACCGCGACAACATGCTTCTGGACGCCGTGGTATAG
- the thiD gene encoding bifunctional hydroxymethylpyrimidine kinase/phosphomethylpyrimidine kinase → MTHPPCILTIAGSDSGGGAGIQADLKTMTVLGGFGMSVITALTAQNGLGVTGIHAPDADFVGLQLSTVLEGFPVAAAKTGMLFSAPIIEKMAEGLAGKTFPLVVDPVSISQSGHRLLQEDAVEALVRHMLPLADLLTPNRPEAEMLAGMPIDTATDVHTAIDRILAKGPRAVLLKGGHFEGDGQLVDWLGLPGGTPVALPQPRVNTPNNHGTGCTLSAAIATFLGLGHPLREAVVAAQQYLNRCLAESYTPGKGFGPPNHAAPCQCRG, encoded by the coding sequence ATGACACATCCCCCTTGCATTCTCACCATCGCCGGTTCCGATTCGGGCGGTGGTGCCGGTATTCAGGCCGACCTCAAGACCATGACCGTGCTTGGTGGATTCGGCATGAGCGTCATTACCGCGCTCACGGCCCAGAACGGTCTTGGCGTGACGGGCATCCACGCCCCCGATGCGGATTTCGTTGGTCTGCAACTGTCCACGGTTCTCGAAGGTTTTCCGGTGGCCGCTGCCAAGACCGGTATGCTGTTCTCCGCCCCTATCATCGAGAAGATGGCTGAAGGGCTTGCCGGAAAGACCTTCCCGCTGGTGGTCGACCCCGTATCCATAAGTCAGAGTGGACATCGCCTGTTGCAGGAGGACGCAGTGGAGGCCCTTGTGCGACACATGCTGCCACTGGCAGACCTGCTGACCCCCAACCGGCCCGAAGCCGAGATGCTGGCCGGGATGCCCATCGATACGGCGACCGACGTGCATACGGCCATCGACCGTATCCTCGCCAAGGGGCCGCGTGCCGTACTGCTCAAGGGGGGGCATTTCGAAGGCGACGGACAGTTGGTCGACTGGCTGGGCCTTCCGGGTGGAACGCCCGTGGCTTTGCCACAGCCGCGTGTGAACACCCCCAACAACCATGGCACCGGATGTACCCTTTCGGCGGCCATCGCCACATTTCTTGGCCTTGGGCATCCGTTACGCGAGGCTGTCGTGGCTGCACAGCAGTACCTCAACCGCTGTCTGGCCGAGAGTTACACGCCCGGCAAGGGCTTCGGGCCGCCCAATCACGCGGCCCCCTGCCAGTGCCGCGGCTAG